The Litoribrevibacter albus genome segment ATCCAGCCTTTGATTGTACTGATCACAGGCGAAGGTCATCTTCACGGCTTCAGCCATACTTACGTGGGGGCCACACTACTGGCTTTGCTTGCAGCACTGACAGGTAAATATCTTTCAGAAATCGGACTATTCGTGCTCGGGCTTAATCAGGAATGGAAGGTAAAAATCGCATGGTGGGTAACCTTTTTATCCGCCTTTATTGGTGCCTACAGTCACGTACTGTTGGATAGCATCATGCACAGTGACCTTGAACCTTTTTATCCATTCGATCGCCACAACCCATTTTTAGGTTTTATATCGATAGAAGCCCTACACAAGCTTTGTTTATACAGTGGTGCCGTCGGTGGCGTACTCTATTTCACTGTTCTAGAAATACTCAAACATAAAAACAAACGCGCTCAGCGATAGAGGAATCACATGAAAACCATTGGCCTATTGGGCGGTATGAGTTGGGAAAGTACACAAGGCTATTATCGCGCCATCAATGAAGGCATCAGACATCAATTAGGCGGGTTACATTCTGCCAAAATCGCTATGTACAGCGTCGATTTTGATCCCATTGAAAAGCTTCAACACGCAGGCGACTGGCAAGGTACTGCAAAGATTTTATCGGAAGCCGCAAAACGTATTGAAGCAGCGGGAGCAGACGTCTTACTGATCTGCACGAACACCATGCACAAGGTTGCACCGGACATTGAACAAGCGATCCAGATTCCGTTACTCCACATTGCAGATGCTACCGCAGAGGTACTGGTGAAAGATGGAATCACGAAGGTAGGTTTATTAGGTACCGCCTTTACGATGGAGCAAGATTTCTACAAAGGCAGACTCACCAACAACTACGGGCTTGAGGTGTTAGTCCCCTCGCCACAAGACAGAACGATCATCCATCGCGTTAT includes the following:
- a CDS encoding aspartate/glutamate racemase family protein — protein: MKTIGLLGGMSWESTQGYYRAINEGIRHQLGGLHSAKIAMYSVDFDPIEKLQHAGDWQGTAKILSEAAKRIEAAGADVLLICTNTMHKVAPDIEQAIQIPLLHIADATAEVLVKDGITKVGLLGTAFTMEQDFYKGRLTNNYGLEVLVPSPQDRTIIHRVIYEELCLGVIKPDSKAEYLRIINALADQGAEAVILGCTEIGMLVQQSDTNIKLLDTTAIHAEKAVEYAIFDERI
- a CDS encoding metal-dependent hydrolase, translated to MPFTPLHMGPGIAIKALLQGSFSLMVFGWTQIIMDIQPLIVLITGEGHLHGFSHTYVGATLLALLAALTGKYLSEIGLFVLGLNQEWKVKIAWWVTFLSAFIGAYSHVLLDSIMHSDLEPFYPFDRHNPFLGFISIEALHKLCLYSGAVGGVLYFTVLEILKHKNKRAQR